The genome window GCTGGGCCGGGTCGATCACTTGTTTGAGACCGGCGCCAACGACGTCGTCGTGGTAAAGGGTCAACAGGAACATTTGATTCCCTTCGTCCAGGGACAATATATCCGCGAAATCGACCTGGACGCGGGTGTGATGCGGGTCGATTGGACCCCGGAGATTTGAGTGAGAATTGATGTTGTCACTCTGTTTCCGCAGCTGATCGCGGATCTGGCGCGATACGGGGTCACCGGCCGGGCCCTGCAGGGCGGGGTGTTCGAGCTGGGGGTGTGGAATCCGCGCGATTACACCCAGGATCGGCACCGCACGGTGGATGACCGGCCCTACGGCGGCGGCCCGGGCATGGTGATGATGATCGAGCCCTTGCGTCAGGCCATCCAGGCCGCGCGGCGGGCCAATCCCGCAGCCGGGGTGGTCTATCTGTCGCCCCAGGGGCGGCGTTTCGACCAGGGCCTGGCGCGTGACGTTGCCCGGCGGCCGGGCCTGATCCTGGTAGCCGGTCGCTATGAAGGCGTCGATGAGCGTGTGCTTGAATTGGACGTCGATGAGGAGTGGTCCATCGGTGACTACGTCCTCAGCGGCGGTGAGACCGCCGCCCTGGTGGTGGTCGATGCGGTGACCCGCTTGTTGCCCGGCGCGCTCGGGCACGAGGATTCGGCACAGCAGGATTCGTTCAGTGACGGCTTGCTGGATTGCCCGCACTACACCCGCCCTGAGAATTATCAGGGCAGGCCGGTGCCGGCGGTGCTGCTCAGCGGCGACCACGGCGCCATCCGGCGCTGGCGGTTGAAGCAGTCGCTGGGGCGGACCTGGCTGCGGCGAGCGGAGCTGCTGCAGGGCCTGGAACTGGACAAAGGGCAACAAATGCTGCTGGAAGAGTTTATCCGGGAGCATGAAGAACAACAGGATTGAGCGGCGGCGACTACGCCTGATTTTTGGATTTTGAGATTGATTAGTTGAGGAAAGTGTCATGAGCAATATCATCGACCAGCTGGAAGCAGAACAAATGAACCGCGAAGTCCCTGATTTCGGCGCCGGCGATACGGTCGTCGTTCAGGTCAAGGTTAAAGAGGGTGAGCGTGAGCGTCTTCAGGCCTTTGAAGGGGTCTGTATCGCCAAGCGTAACCGCGGCCTGAATTCTTCGTTCACCGTGCGCAAGATTTCCAACGGTGAAGGGGTGGAACGCGTCTTCCAGACCTATAGCCCGGTGGTGGACTCCATTGCCGTCAAGCGCCGCGGTGATGTGCGTCGCGCCAAGCTCTACTACCTACGTGAGCGTACCGGTAAGGCGGCCCGTATCAAGGAAAAGCTGTAATCGTCTCATCCCGCTTGATGCGTGAGACGAGCAAACAGGGTGCGGACCGGTTGTCTGGGTTCAGCACCCTTTTTTCTATGCCCGTAAATCGTATGCTGAGGCGACCGCTCAGCGCCGCACTGTTGACTTTGTGCATGCTTGCCGCCAGCGCCGTCGAGGCGGTCGAGCCCCTGTCCGAATCCCTGTTAAACGAAATCTCCGCGCTGTCCGAACAGGGCATCGACACACTGTCGCTGTTGTTGTTGGCCGAGGCTGAGCCCGATCTGGCGCAGGCGCCCGCTGCCTGGGCGGCCTGGCACCGCAAAAAGATCGAGTTGCTGCGCCAGAACGAGGCGTGGCAGGCCATCACTCGTGAATACGAACATCTGCCCGTGGCCGCGCCGCACGCGCATCGCGATTGGTTGTTTGCCGAGTTGGTCAGGACCTATCTGACCATGGGCAGTGGCGCCCAGGCGCGCGATCTGCTGTTGTCCCTGATTTGGGACAGCGAGCATGATACCGGGCAACTGGCCCAGTGGCGGCGCCTGGTGGCGCAAAGTTATCTGGTGGACGGCCGTTATGACGACGCCCGCAGCGCCCTGCTGCGCTATGAACAGGACTATCCCGAAGCCGACCGTGACCCCCAGTGGCTGGGCCTGCAGGCGCGCCTGTTGATCGCCGGGCGGCAAGCCAATGAAGCCGCCATCCTGGCGCTGGCCAGCGACGCCCCCGCCGCCCGGAGCGCCTATGTGCTGGCCCGGCTCGAGACCCCGGCACCGCCCGATGATGCGCTCATCAATGAGGCATTTGACTGGCTCGCCGAGCCCTCGCTGGACCTGGCCTTGAAACACTCTTTGTTCAGCGCCTTGTTCGAAGAGAGTCGCGAAATGCGCGATTGGCCGCGGCGCAGCGCGGTGCTGGAACGGCTGCTGGGGGTGGACCACCTGGAGGTGGCCCAGGTGACGGCGGTGGTCGATGCGCTCTGGTTCAGCCTTACCGAATACGGCCGCCAGCTGGCCAACCGAGAACAGCTGTTGGTGGGCAATTACGGTCCCTGGTTTGCGCTGGCGGCGCAGCTGAACCGGCCCGACACGCGTCAGGCTGAGGCCGTCTACGCCTGGTTGGCGATCCATGCCGAGGGCGAGGACATCAACGTCCGGGCCCATCAGCAATTGGTTCAGACCCTGGCGCACAAGGGCGAGACGGAGCTACTGCGTTCCCTCTATCTGTCCAGTTCCCAATTCACCGACGTCAGCGTGCTGCCGCTGGCCTTGATGTACCGCCTGGTGGACATGGCCCTGGCGGCGGGCGACCTGGGCCTGGCCTCCAAGTTGATGAGCGGCCTGGACGCGCCTGAAGGGGTGGACGTGGTCGAGTGGCAACTGCGTCGGGCGCGGGTGCAGATCCTGGCCGGAACGCCGCAACACGGCGCCGAGCGCTTGCGCGATATCGTTGCCGCCGACACCCTCGGCGACGGCCAGATCGGCAATCTGCTGTTGGCGCTGCAGGATCTCAATCATCAGGGCGGCCACCAAGCGGCCTATGAGATTTTGGCCGAGCTGGTGCACAAAGTGCCCGACAGTCGCCGCCAGGGCGAGTTGTATTTCTGGATGGGCGAGAGCCGGCGCGCTCAGCGGCGCTACAGCGAGGCTGCACGCCTGTATCTGCGTGCCGCGCGCACGCCGGATGAGCGCGATAGCGGCTGGCAAACCCTGGCCCAGCAGCGCGCCGCCGAGATGCTGGAACAGGCCGGTCTGGTGAGTGACGCCGTGCTGTTGTATAAACGCCTGCAGGCGCAGGCCGACCCGGCCCGGCGCGCGCTCTACCAGGACCAGATCCGGCGCCTTAGCAGTCAGAGCGATTAATCGACTAAACTCATTTTTATGACGACAGCGATACCCGCCGAAAGCTACGATGCCGTGATTGCGACGCCTGTGCCGCGCGTCAAGGTGGGGCTGCGCTTTGCCGGCGAGCGCCTGGTCGGGGTCGATTTCCTGGGCGGCGAGGCCACGCCGCAGCTGCCCAAATCCAGCGCTCAGCGGTGCATGATCAAGCAACTGCAACACTATTTTGTCGACCCGGCCGCGGATCTGGATATGGCCTTGCAGATCGAGGGCACGGCGTTTCAGCAGCGTGTCTGGAAGGCCATGCGGCAGATCCCGCCGGGCAAGACCCTGACCTACGGCGAACTTGCCCGACGCCTGGGCAGCTCGGCGCGGGCCGTCGGCAGCGCCTGCCGCACCAATCACCTGCCCCTGGTGATTCCCTGTCACCGTGTGGTGGCGAAATCCGGGCTGGGCGGTTTCATGGGCCAGACCCGCGGCGCCGGCCTGACGCTCAAGCAGTGGCTTTTGGAGCACGAACAGCGGGTCAATGACGGCTGAGCTGAGTCGCGCAGACGCGGCCCTGATCGAACTGTTTCTGGACAGCCTGTGGGTCGAGCGCGGTGCCAGTGATCATACCCTGACGGCCTATCGCAGCGACCTGCGGGCATTGGCAGCGGCCCTGGCGCGCCGGGATAAGACGCTGCGCTCCGCGGCGCGCGGCGATCTGCTCGATTACCTGGCCCTGCGTGTGCAGCAGGGGGCCAAGGCGCGCACCACGGCGCGTTTGTTGTCGAGTCAGCGGCGTTTTTATCGTTATCTGCTGCGCGAGGGGCGTATCCAGGAAGATCCCACCGCCCAAATCGACGCCCCCAAACTGGGTCGGCCCCTGCCCAAATCGCTGACCGAGGCCGACGTGGACGCCTTGCTGGCGGCGCCGTGCATCGACGCCCCCCTGGGCCTGCGCGACCGCGCCATGCTGGAACTACTGTACGCCAGCGGCCTGCGGGTGTCGGAGCTGGTGGGGCTGAAACTGGGGGAGGTCAGCCTGGCCCAGGGCGTGGTGCGTATCTTTGGCAAGGGCGGCAAGGAACGTCTCGTGCCCATGGGCGAAGAATGCCTGGATTGGCTGCAGCGCTACCAAACCGAGGCCCGACCGGCGTTGTTGGCGGGCCGCCTGGCCGATGCCGTATTCGTCACCCGGCGCGGCACGGCCATGACGCGCCAGGCCTTTTGGCACCTGGTCAAACGCTATGCGCGGCAGGCCGACATCCGCACCGACCTCTCGCCCCACACCCTGCGTCATGCCTTTGCCACACACTTATTGAATCATGGCGCCGATCTGAGGGTGCTGCAGATGCTGTTGGGTCACAGCGATCTTTCCACCACCCAGATTTATACCCATGTGGCGCGCGAACGCTTGAAATCGCTCCACGCCACTCACCATCCGCGCGGATAATTTGTGTCCCAAGGGAACCCGCCGGGTATAATGGGCTCAAATCGAACGTCTGCGTATATAGGATGGAATATGATGTTGAAAGCGATTGTAGCAATATCCACGGCGCTGCTGGTCGGCCTGGGCACGGCGGCGGCGGACGAAGGCATGGACACGGTCCGCGCCGCAGTTAAGAAGATCGTCCCCAACAGCGCGCCCGACAGTATCGAGCCCAGTGAATTGCCCGGCCTGTACGAGGTCAGCTTCGGCGCCGAGGTGTTCTATGTTTCCGCAGACGGGCGCTATTTGCTCAGCGGCAGTCTGCTGGATCTAAACAGCGGCAAGAATCTGACTGAAGACAAGCGTGCTCAAGGACGTTTGAACTTGATCGATACGGTCGACGAGGCCAAGATGATTGTCTTCGCCCCCAAAGAGGTGAAACACAGCATTACCGTCTTCACCGATATCGACTGTCCCTACTGCCGCCGCATGCACCAGGAGATGCCTGAACTCAATGCCCAGGGTATCGAGGTGCGCTATTTGTTGTTTCCCCGGGCCGGGATGCAATCCAAGTCCTATGACAAAGCGGTGGCCGTGTGGTGCGCCGAGGACCGGCAGCAGGCGCTCACCGACGCCAAGGCAGGCAAGCCGATCGATATGAAGAGCTGTGACAATCCCATCGACGCACACATGGCCCTGGTGCAGCAGCTGGGGATCAGCGGTACGCCCACCTCGGTGCTGGAAAACGGCCAGGTAATTCCGGGCTATGTGCCGGTGGCACGGTTGGAGTCAATACTGGAAAGCGAGGGCGGGATGTAGCGACTGGCCGACGTGCCCTATGGAAAAAAGCGACCCCTGCCATCGAAGCGGGGTCGCTTTTTTTGTTTATGCCGTACGCCGCTTGTAAAGCGGCAGCGGCTCGTCCGAACAGGCCTGGTATTTCACCTTGATCTCGTCGAAGGCCTTCAGGGCTTCGTTGACAGCCTGTTTGCTGTCTACCTCGAAGCTGGTGAAACCGACCCGCTCCATGTACATCAACTGATCGCGCAACACATTGCCGCTGGCGCGGATATCGCCTTCATAGCCGTGGTGCAGGCGTAGCATGCGGGCCTGGGAGTAGGCGCGGCCGTCACGAAAGCTGGGAAACTGCAATACCACCATGGCGAAACGCGACAGCTGCGGCGGAATCGCGTCGACGTCGTCGTCAGGCTCCAGTTTGAGCGCCAAGGGGGCTTGGTGTTGCGCCAGACTGTCGCGGTGTTCCCGCCAGAATGCCAGAGGCACGATGAGCTTAGCGGCCGGCAGCTGTGCCGGGTCGGCGTCTTCGTCAAGGTGCTGCCAATCGTCGGCGACGATCTGACGCTGTTTAATTATTTGCTTCATAGACGCGTCCTTTAAAGGGTTCCATGCCGATGCGATAGAAGGTGTCGACAAAGCGCTCCCCTTCAATGCGGTTGTCGAGATAGACCCGGGCGATCTGTTCCACGGTGTCGGCGACCTTGTCCTTGGCGATGGCCTTGCCCAGGCGTTGGCCCAGCTGGGCTTCGTCCTCGGAAAAGCCGCCCAAGGTGAATTGGTACCATTCCTCGCCTTTCTTATCGACGCCGAGGATGCCGATGTGGCCGATGGAGTGGTGGCCGCAGCCGTTCATGCAGCCGGACATCTTCAGATCGATCTCGCCCAGGTCGTAGAGGTAATCAAGCTGTTCGAAACGCTGCTGGATCTCGCCGGCGATGTCGATGGAGCTGGCATTGGCCAGGGAGCAGAAGTCCAGCCCCGGACAGCAGATCATGTCGTTGATGGTGCCGATGGAGGGCGTGGCCAGATCAGCCTGGTCCAAGGCCTGCCACAGGGCGAACAGATCGCCCTGTTTGACATCCGCGAGCACCAGGTTCTGGTCATAGGTGCTGCGTAGCAGGCCGAAGCTGTATTGATCGGCCAGCTCCGCAAGCGTGTCCATCTGCTCCGCGGTGATATCGCCGGGGGCGATCTTGGGTGACTTGAGCGAGACGTGCACGACCCGGTAGCCGTCCACCTTGTGCGCCGTGGTGTTGTGCTCAAGCCAGCGCGCAAAGGCCGGAGTGTCGCTTTGCCGTTGCTGATAGGCGGCGTCTTGGGCCGCGTCGGGGTCGTATTGCGGCGCGGCAAAGAAAGCTTTGATTCGGTCGATCTCGGCCTGTTCCAATACCAGCTTGTCCCTGATCTTGGCCCATTCCTGCTCCACTAGCG of Candidatus Tenderia electrophaga contains these proteins:
- a CDS encoding tRNA (guanine-N1)-methyltransferase; this encodes MRIDVVTLFPQLIADLARYGVTGRALQGGVFELGVWNPRDYTQDRHRTVDDRPYGGGPGMVMMIEPLRQAIQAARRANPAAGVVYLSPQGRRFDQGLARDVARRPGLILVAGRYEGVDERVLELDVDEEWSIGDYVLSGGETAALVVVDAVTRLLPGALGHEDSAQQDSFSDGLLDCPHYTRPENYQGRPVPAVLLSGDHGAIRRWRLKQSLGRTWLRRAELLQGLELDKGQQMLLEEFIREHEEQQD
- a CDS encoding 50S ribosomal protein L19, with product MSNIIDQLEAEQMNREVPDFGAGDTVVVQVKVKEGERERLQAFEGVCIAKRNRGLNSSFTVRKISNGEGVERVFQTYSPVVDSIAVKRRGDVRRAKLYYLRERTGKAARIKEKL
- a CDS encoding recombinase XerD → MTAELSRADAALIELFLDSLWVERGASDHTLTAYRSDLRALAAALARRDKTLRSAARGDLLDYLALRVQQGAKARTTARLLSSQRRFYRYLLREGRIQEDPTAQIDAPKLGRPLPKSLTEADVDALLAAPCIDAPLGLRDRAMLELLYASGLRVSELVGLKLGEVSLAQGVVRIFGKGGKERLVPMGEECLDWLQRYQTEARPALLAGRLADAVFVTRRGTAMTRQAFWHLVKRYARQADIRTDLSPHTLRHAFATHLLNHGADLRVLQMLLGHSDLSTTQIYTHVARERLKSLHATHHPRG
- a CDS encoding disulfide bond formation protein DsbC — its product is MMLKAIVAISTALLVGLGTAAADEGMDTVRAAVKKIVPNSAPDSIEPSELPGLYEVSFGAEVFYVSADGRYLLSGSLLDLNSGKNLTEDKRAQGRLNLIDTVDEAKMIVFAPKEVKHSITVFTDIDCPYCRRMHQEMPELNAQGIEVRYLLFPRAGMQSKSYDKAVAVWCAEDRQQALTDAKAGKPIDMKSCDNPIDAHMALVQQLGISGTPTSVLENGQVIPGYVPVARLESILESEGGM
- a CDS encoding sulfite reductase gives rise to the protein MFIYDQYDQQLVDERVAQFRDQTRRYLAGELSDDEFLALRLMNGLYIQRHAPMLRIAVPYGLLSSDQVRMLGHIARTYDKDYGHFTTRQNIQFNWIPLEQIPDVLADLASVQMHAIQTSGNCIRNTTTDPLAGVSADELEDPRPYCEIIRQWSTLHPEFAYLPRKFKIAVSGASKDRAVTLVHDIGLRLVKNEAGEIGFKVSVGGGLGRTPMVAQTIRPFLEKRHLLSYLEAILRVYNLRGRRDNKYKARIKILVSSMGADNFAALVEQEWAKIRDKLVLEQAEIDRIKAFFAAPQYDPDAAQDAAYQQRQSDTPAFARWLEHNTTAHKVDGYRVVHVSLKSPKIAPGDITAEQMDTLAELADQYSFGLLRSTYDQNLVLADVKQGDLFALWQALDQADLATPSIGTINDMICCPGLDFCSLANASSIDIAGEIQQRFEQLDYLYDLGEIDLKMSGCMNGCGHHSIGHIGILGVDKKGEEWYQFTLGGFSEDEAQLGQRLGKAIAKDKVADTVEQIARVYLDNRIEGERFVDTFYRIGMEPFKGRVYEANN